The sequence AGGACAGTCATCGGTTTTCAGCTTTGTTTATGGCTGATTGTGGGAAGAAAAGAACAACTTGCGGCCTGTTTGATccctctcactttttttttatattgaaaacaAATTTACACTAATCAGCAATCTATTAATGCTTTCACTTTTGCCAAAATCAGTTATGATTTTCTACATTGAAGGCAAAGCAACACTAAGTTGCTTCCAGCTTTTTCAAGGTGCCACCTTGATTTTGGGTCCCTCACCACCAAACCAAACACTCTAAGcttcaattctttttctttttacaaaacaagtgttttaaaaaccaaaaaacagaAACAACTGAAAGAGATGTTTTCTTTTCATCTTCTTCTGTTTTGTTCAAATGCTCTGTTTTAATTGTTCAGAGGACAAgattttagaaaatagaaatgtGGTCAAGAGACAAGCACTTTCAAATGTGCTCGATCGGTGCTCAGGGGACAagcaaattttagaaaatacaaaactgtttttaaaaaaataataaacaaacaagAGTACAAGactttagctttttttttttcaatgacttaaattattttcttgtatGTTTCGTGAAGGGGTCTTTTGGTGAGATTTTAAAAGCCCATTGGCGTGGAACACCAGTTGCTGTTAAACGTATTCTTCCATCTCTTTCCGAAGATAGATTGGTGATGTGAGATTCTTTCTTTCGTCTCTAGTATTTTGTCTTCAATTTGGTTGCTGCTAGTTAGTTGTTATCTGTGATGTGAATGTCTTttgattgcttgtgattgtgactGGAGAAATTGTTAAAACTAAGGTCTAATGACTTTCTCTTACCTGTCATCTGTCAAGTTTTACTCGGGGCTATATGGAGAGATATTGGCTAGTAATTGAACTGTTTTTGCTAAATGCATTTTGCTCAGATTAAACCTACTACCTCTTTAGGGCCAAATGATTTATTCTAACAGATTGGATATTTGGATGGTTAGTTATGTCTGTGTATGATGAATTATCAAAACCATGGGAAGGGGAGGGGGGTTGCAGcaatataaatcatattttctctgtcccagttttttttttatgatatctcatattttgtgtgttaatttttatacagTCAGGACTTCAGGCATGAGGTTAATTTGTTGGTGAAGCTTCGGCACCCCAATATTGTTCAGTTTCTTGGAGCTGTTACTGACAGGAAACCCCTTATGCTAATTACTGAGTATCTAAGAGGGGTAtgcaaataaaacataattccTTCAGATGTACACCTAGTTTTTGGTTTAACAAACTTATgctttaaattgaatttctgtTTCATTCATATATAGGGTGATCTTCATCAGTACCTCAAAGAAAAAGGCGCGCTTAGTCCTGCAACTGCTATCAGCTTTTCCATGGATATTGTCAGGTATGGTGTCTTACcatatttatcttttcttatttttatcttctaaaaGGAAATTATTAAGAATAGAAGAGAAATACATAAGAGGAGGATAGGAGAAAATTATCTTACCTATGAACAATTAAgcacataaaaaacaaattagccCAAAAGTGCTCTCCTATTATCTTTACATCTGTTATATAACACCTGGCAGTTTGTTTAAGAACTGTGACATTTGCTCCTGCCACAGAAGCTCCTTGTTTCTCTTCTACCCCTTCTAGGCTAGAAACCTTCAAATTCACTCTTATTGTTCAAAGTCCTCTCTATAATCAGGATATCAGCTAACTTGCCAACTTCCACCGTTATCCGtcctaaatttcattttaagttTGTAATTTGCTTACTCTTCCTATGCAGTCCTTCCTTTATTTCTTATAACACAGTATCATGTGTTCTAATTGTTGATGCATAGCTTTCAAGATAATGCAACATCTTATTCTTTCATGTATCTTGATTtagaagtcatgataaaatcTCTGCATAAAATGTTagtgaacaaaaaagaaagtcacacaataatattttcatgtGTATGCACTCAAATAATGATCTCACACGCTCATATTTATTCACCTGATTTGGCTCTTACCCTCTAATATGTCACACTCTAGATTTGAGTTCCACCACTCAATTTCTTCAAAGGAGAGCTCAAATCTCACTAAATAAGATCAAGAAGAGTATGATCCTGGTAGCAAGTTTTCTGAGAAATCAAGAGGAtcactaaacaaaaaattatgagcACAAGAAAACTAGAAAGGAGTAACAATCAAACCACTCTAAGGACCACTCCAAACACTATTATGgtctaaaaatcaaaatagaatattttttatttatattttcgttTTTTCTCATTTCCTTTTTAGAATGCTATAGTAAAAGTTAAACAATTCAGAATTATAGAAAGATAAGGGAAATTATTTGGATTATCACATGTGTGAGCAAATAATAGATAATGATGGACAAGAAAGAGATGAGCTCGAGAACTATATGGTCACAAACTAACAACTAATAGATAATGATGCATAAACAAGAAGAATTGATGAGGATATCTACGAATAGAAACAAGAAGAATTGATAAGGACCAtgtcataataattaataaggaTACAGAAGAGATAGGTACAATACAATTCTATGGCAAACTGTCAACTAACAGAAAAGGAtgtagaaacaagaaaataatttgatGACTCGAAGGAATAAATATCAAATGCAGAAgtgtttttttcctttattgtttttgttattctttttaaaaatatgaagccACAAAACAAATAACATTTAGCTAACAATCAGGAACCTCAGATACCAAACTGATACAGAAAAGAAGATGAATAAAAGATATGTGGACACAAGAAAATCTTGAAATTTGATTCTGACTACGTATGAGTCTAATTCCTAAATCCCATAATAATATTCACTGACGAACCAAAATTGATCAACTTTGTTGACCCAGTGAGAATTTTTGCAATCACATACTCTAAGGAGAGAAACTTTCCACAAGATTCTACTCATGATTCTCAATAACATTCTAGTAGAATTTTACAACCCCTAAGAAGAGAAACTGCCACAAATGGAGAAGAGAATCCAAAATTTCTTATTCAAAGTAATGTTGAACTCCTAAAGGCGATGTTTTTCTTACTTTATATAGGCAAAACATAACCAATACAATTTTGGTCTTAATTAAAGCTCAAAACATGGAAGCTAACCTAAAATCCTTaaccaacaaattaaaataagtccTAAACTATTACAAGTCCAAAATTCATAATTAACTAACAAAAGTATTCCTAAACTACTAGCAGCCCAAATTAGGCCTTGTTGACTTTGCAAGGCTCATATTAATTTCACCGCATTATTTATGTCTTGCTTCACTTTATAACATAGCCTAAacgacttttaaaaaaaaaacatggccTAAACTACTCCGTTAGTCTTTCAAAGCTTCAATCTAGTAGACCCATGCTGTCCCATTGCTACCATGACTGTTGTACGAATTTTAGCAACTATGTTTGCCATAGTCCCTTTACTTCTCATAGCCCAAGCTCTTAGCCCAAGCTCTTGTCATTGGACTAACATGGCCTTGTTGACTTTGCAAGGCTCATATTAATTTCACCTCATTATTTATGTCTTGCTTCACTTTATAACATAGCCTAAACGACTTTTAAACAAACATGGCCTAAACTACTCCGTTTAGTCTTTCAAAGCTTCAATCTAGTAGACCCATGCTGTCCCATTGCTACCATGACTGTTGTACGAATTTTAGCAACTAGGTTTGCCATAGTCCCTTTACCTCTCATAGCCCAAGCTCTTGTCATTGGACTAACAGGGCCTTGTTGACTTTGCAAGGCTCATATTAATTTCACCTCACTATTTATGTCTTGATCACTTTATAACATAGCCTAAacgacttttaaaaaaaaatagcctaAACTACTCCGTTTAGTCTTTCAAAGCTTCAATCTAGTAGACCCATGCTGTCCCATTGCAACCATGACTGTTGTACGAATTTTAGCAACTAGGTTTGCCATAGTGCCTTTACCTCTCATAGCCCAAGCTCTTGTCATTGGACCAACATGGCCTTGTTGACTTTGCAAGGCTCATATTAATTTCACCTCATTATGTCTTGCTTCACTTTATAACATAGCCTAAacgactttaaaaaaaaaaaacatggccTAAacgactttaaaaaaaaaaacatggccTAAacgactttaaaaaaaaaaacatggccTAACCATGACTGTTGTACGAATTTTAGCAACTAGGTTTGCCATAGTGCCTTTACCTCTCATAGCCCAAGCTCTTGTCATTGGACCAACATGAATCACAAATGTATCAGTTGTATTTGGCTTTGGCTAGCCTCCTTGATCCCTATAGAATACTATGACCAGTGTATCACTAATCCAAATTCATAGCATTCTGTATTTTATCATCTGAGATAATAGAATTAGGAAATCTAGAAGAATTTGTTTAAATTCAGCTTCACTTAATCTCATCACTAATTCACGATGCTAATATacattttgtgaatattgtttttgtagaggaatgGCCTATCTTCACAATGAACCAAATGTTATAATTCATCGAGACTTAAAGCCAAGGTAAGTTGGTTATTTGCAAcctatatatgaaaatattattatggaTAGCCTGCTAGGCTGCTACATACATTATGTTATGATGTATTGCTTATGAACAAATTGAAGAAACTAGATCGACAAAATTTTATGTCGTAAAACACATGCAGCTGGAattaagaagcctttgtattaTATGTTGAagtttattttctgaaatttcAGGAATGTTCTTTTAGTCAATTCTAGTGCCGACCATTTAAAAGTTGGAGATTTTGGATTGAGTAAGCTTATCACGGTCCAGAGTTCTCATGATGTATACAAGATGACTGGTGAAACTGGGAGCTGTGAGTATTCTcagagtttctttttttaagtgttAGTTCCCATTCTTGTGcaaaacttaatttaatttccttcttctcggggattaaaaaaaaaagaccgcTACATGGCTCCTGAAGTTTTCAAACATCGGAGATATGATAAGAAGGTTGATGTGTACTCCTTTGCAATGATTTTATATGAGGTAATTCTGCTTGCTTAAATACTAAAGTTTTATGTGATACAATTTGAAGCTAATTTTAATGCATGATATCCTTATCTCGTGCAGATGCTTGAAGGTGAACCACCTTTTGCAAGTCGTGAACCTTATGAAGGAGCAAAATACGCTGCAGAGGGACACAGGCCTCATTTTCGGGCAAAGGGTTATACCCCTGAATTGCAAGAGTAAGTCTGATACATTTCTTTTATCCAATTTCACAGCACTCTATTATGAACGCTAGTTCTTGACATGGTATCATGCTCTCTTTGACCAAGTGGTCAAGAGCTTGTTATCATTCTTCTAAGTGGGTTTCTATGATTGTTCACACTTGAAGCCTAAAATGGCTTTCACATAACAAGCCATGTTTGCGACATATAAATCATTTCTAGGCTTGCACCAAATAGTTGAAGCTTTTAAGCGACTAGGTCCTTTACAACTCTAAAAaaaaggtctcaaatgtaggccACATGCGTCCTGGCTTAAAATTAGGTGGATAATGTGGTCTAATTTCACTTTGGGAGGAGCTATGAAAAGGAAAGTTGATATCTTAAAAATGGTACTATTGGAAGCACCTACTTAGATGGGTCTTATATGAGTACTTTCCAACATGCTTTCATTAGAGAAGATATCTCATGTCAGAGCAATTCATTCCTACAATTAATCATATCCTCGACATTCAAAATATGACCTCCCATTTGTTCAACATCTGACTTGGGATTACTTTCTTCTTTGCTTTGTTTCAAACTCGTTTTGGTTTGATTTGAGATTTTCAACTGCACATGCTCTAGTGTGTTTTTAAATGTTCTGTGATATCTAAGCCATGTGATACGCCATTACTAGGCTTACTGTTGTATATTGCCTTTAAAATCACGAAAGGCATCTTAGTTTGTTGTCCCATCTTTTACCTTTATTACACTTATTCGGCATCTATGATCTTACTTTGTGTGGGCAGCATGCTTTATCTCTGAAGTCTGACTAATTATTAtagactataaaaaaattaaaggggtGGTTAATAATGGTTATGATTTTTCCCGCGTTCACCATACATGGAAGAACATTGAccaattatatgattattgttGCAGCTTAGTACTTCCTATTTCACAAACCCCAAGTGTGACTAGCATAGCCATAAATATGATTTAACTCTTTTTGTGATCATTTATTTAGAGGTTCTGAAATGCTATGTAAATTAGGCTATTAGAAGTTATAGCAAGTAAACATTTATTTCGTTTAAAGCATGCCTcgatcatataattaaatcttatagACTTTGGCCTTTCATGTTCTTATTAGGTTAACAGAGCAGTGTTGGGCTCATGACATGAGTCAGAGACCATCCTTCATAGAGATCCTTAAACGGCTTGAAAAGATCAAGGAGAATTTACCTACAGAGCATCACTGGCACTTGTTTACCTCATAAATGTCTAATAGCAATAATTTGTTCAGAAATTAAGATGATTTATTTACCATTACCATTCTCTGGTTTGGTGCCGGATATATGGATTGGTTGAGCCAACCAACCTGCAAAGTCAATACTTGTTTTCAACTGTTTGGATTAATGAGCAGAAAAGGTGATGTTGATTGCCCTGCCTTTGGTTTCTAcgttttttttctcattaaagCTCTTGTTTCATTCAAGCGAGCATATGCAAGTTGTTGCATAAGTGTAAAAAGGGTTTCAAGTGTACAAACTAATTGAGGAAGTAGGTCACTTCATGCTATCGGTTTTTTATGTTCcttgttttttcatttaaaaattaatactaGTTATAGTTTTCACTCTTCTATTTTCTCTTACCAATTCCTCTGGTATAGATGCTAACAACTTTTTTGGGATTGCGTTTCTCATGGGAGTTTCTTTTCGCTGGTTTCACGAGAATAAATGTTAAACTTAATAAATTGTGCACTGGGGACCATAATGTGCAAGCTTCAATCCCACTTTCTGCCTAATTGCATaagtggaagaaaagaaaatgacagATGTGGCTTACGATCTCTTTAGTTTCATGGAGCTATAAGAAGATCTCCGGTGCTCTTTGTATAAACAACTCATTTTATCTCTTTAAGGGGATTCATACATTGCTAATgctagatgaaaataaagatgatagaaatagaaaataaattttaattaaaatacaaaaatgtaAAAGATGTGAATCCTATATGGGACCTACCAAATTTCTGTCTATCCTCCCTAAACCAAACACGGCCTAAGTTCAGAGTCTCGCTCGCACTTGGTGTTTACAGCTCTACAGCAAAAGTATGGTCCACTTTTTGTGTTATGCGTCATACTCATTGATCCATTTACTCAGTAGATATCAgcttttttctttataagtaTGCTAACAAATTGATggcgttaaaaaaatatttaaattgaattttaattcattttcactGTATTTTTggttgatattattatattaaggattaaaataataacattttataaaacgAGAAGATTAAAGTAATAAATACTATATGAACTAAAACTAGGGACCTAGGTTTACTTCACTATATTAAATGAAGTatataaatcttaaaaaatatagtaatttagctcaaacttaatttatttttttaaccccTAAATCTTCTGGTTGCTCCTTagctcaaaatttaatttattcttttaaatcaCTATATTTATAAATCCCTAAATCTAACTTATTTAACTTACAATAACTAAGGCACAAATAATTGGAAAGTTAACTAAATTTACCTCCAGTCTTAATTCTCTTACAGTGAAAAATTAATCCCTCTTAAAGTACTGTATAAACTATAAAGATTACCCATTGATTGAACCTTACTTTTTCTCAATAAAGTCTAATCTATACACCGTTAAAATTATACCATAATTAATATGCTCTTTTTTTCTTACTCAGACCATAATTAATATGCTAAAAAGTATATTAAAGTAATTGCAAAAGAAGACGTCATAACCAACCTTAACTCATCTATTTAagcaaattaaattcaaaatttaactttaaattatataacttgagtttaacttattttattcattcatggtcttttttttatttatcaaatttatttttgaagtgCCTATCATAGGAAATGGAATGTTAATTACAAACTTTGGACAATCTATTCATTCACCCTCTGATTTGATTCGAGATGGTTATGAATATAATAAGTTTTGTTACGTAATCATCTACAAGGTAATCGTCATAAACAAGAAGACGAAGAAAGGCCCTAAATTAAAGAAAGTCAACATTTCGTCTGAA comes from Glycine soja cultivar W05 chromosome 20, ASM419377v2, whole genome shotgun sequence and encodes:
- the LOC114403280 gene encoding integrin-linked protein kinase 1-like, coding for MSSGSSSSHSSEKEKEKQRVSRTSLILWHAHQNDAAAVRKLLQEDPSLVKARDYDNRTPLHVASLHGWIDVATCLIEFGADVNAQDRWKNTPLADAEGAKKSNVIELLQSHGGLSFGQNGSHFEPKPVAPPLPNKCDWEVEPTELDFSNSVRIGKGSFGEILKAHWRGTPVAVKRILPSLSEDRLVIQDFRHEVNLLVKLRHPNIVQFLGAVTDRKPLMLITEYLRGGDLHQYLKEKGALSPATAISFSMDIVRGMAYLHNEPNVIIHRDLKPRNVLLVNSSADHLKVGDFGLSKLITVQSSHDVYKMTGETGSYRYMAPEVFKHRRYDKKVDVYSFAMILYEMLEGEPPFASREPYEGAKYAAEGHRPHFRAKGYTPELQELTEQCWAHDMSQRPSFIEILKRLEKIKENLPTEHHWHLFTS